GCCCGATAAAGGTGATGCCGTGGGCTTCCAGGATATCGGCAAACTTGGCGTTCTCCGACAGAAAACCATAGCCGGGGTGCACGGCATCGGCGCCGGTGATCTCGCATGCGGCGACGATCTGGTGGATGTTGAGATAGCTCTCGCGCGAGGAGGGCGGACCGATGCAGACACTTTCATCGGCAAGGCGCACATGCATGGCATCGGCGTCGGCGGTGGAATGCACCACGACGCAGGCGATGCCGAGCTCCTTGCAGGCCCGAAGCACGCGAAGGGCGATTTCCCCGCGATTGGCGATGAGGATTTTCGAAATCATGGGCTTGGGCCTATTCGATGACGACGAGGGCTTGGCCGTATTCGACGGGATGTCCGTCGTCGACGAGGATCTCGGTCACCTTGCCTGCCTTCGGTGAAGGAATCTGGTTCATCGTCTTCATCGCTTCGATGATGATGAGCGTCTGGCCTTCCTTGACGGTGGCGCCGATTTCGATGAACGGACGTGCGCCCGGAGCCGGTGCCATATAGACGGTGCCGACCATCGGCGCATTAACGACATTCGCCGGGTTGCGGCCGGGTGCTGCGGCGGGCGCGGCAGCGGCGGCTGCCGGAGTGGCGGCTGCTGCCGGAGCGGCAAAGGCCGGTGCAGCGATCGGCGCCTGGACGTATTGCGGCGTGCCGCCGCGCGAAACGCGGATGCGCAAGTCGTCCTGCTCTACCTCGATCTCCGTCAGATCCGTCTCGTTGAGGATGTTGGCGAGATCGCGGATCAGTGCCTGATCGATACCCGATTTCTTTTCAGCCATGGTGTTGCCCTGTCTTCTTCTTATGCCGTGATGTTCTTCAGCGCATGCAGCGCCAGGATGTAGCTGTGAGCCCCGAAGCCGCAAATCACGCCCTTGCATGCCGGCGCGATGATCGACTTGTGGCGGAATTCTTCCCGTGCATGGACGTTGGACATGTGGAGCTCGACGACGGGAATGGAAATAGCGCGGATCGCGTCGTGCAGCGCGAGTGACGTATGCGTGTAGGCGGCTGCATTGATGGCGACGCCGGCGGCCTTTTCGTCGGCCTCGTGGAGCCAGTCCACAAGCGTGCCTTCGTGGTTGCTCTGACGGAAGTCGATATCAAAGCCGAGTTCGCGCCCCTCTACCTTGCAGTCTGCCTCGACGTCCTTGAGCGTCTTGCTCCCATAAATCCCGGGCTCTCGTTTGCCCAGCATGTTCAGGTTTGGCCCGTTCAGGACAAAAATCGTTTGCGTCATCGAATGTTCCGTAAATGCACGACGGCAACCTATAGACTCCGCGAGGGCTGAATGAAAGCCCTTACGGGTTGGCCGACAGGAATCGCGCCACATTTGTCCACATGGCTGAAACGCTTCGATTTTGGCGATTTGATGAGCGGCCGGTCGGCTGCCCGCTTCCTTAGCAGACGGTCTTGCCGCAGCTGCGCATGTTCTTGACCTTGGCTTCGAGATCGTCGAGCCCGACGGCGCCCGGGACCAGCTCGTTGCCGATCACATAAGAGGGCGTGCCGCTGATGCCGAGGCTGGAGGCCAGCTGATAGGTCGCCTGAACGATCCCATCGTTCGGGCTCTTGGCCATCTCGGCACGAACCTTGTCTTCGCTGACGCCGAGAGAGGCTGCGACGGCGATCGCACTGTCTTCCGAGGCGCGGCCTTCGCTGCTGAGAAGGGCCACATGGAAATCGGCATATTTCGCAGGCGCCAGCCTGCGGAAGGCGTCGGCCACTTTGTGGGCGGCAACCGAATCCGGCCCGAGGATCGGGAATTCCTTGAGCACGAAGCGGACGTTCGTGTCCTTCTTCAGCATCGCCTGCATGTCGGGAAGCGCGTGGCGGCAGTAGGTGCAATTATAATCGAAGAATTCGACGACGGTCACGTCGCCCTTGGGATTGCCGAGCGTGACGTCATCTTTTGAATTGAAGATGTTCGCGGTGTTCTCCTCGATCGCCATATTGGCCTTCACCAGCCGCGCGGCTTCCTGCTTCTTCTGCAGCGCCTCCTGGACGTCGAGCATGATCTCCGGATTTTCGATCAGATATTGCTTGATGAATTCGCCGAACTCCTTCTTCTGCTGATCGTCGAGCGCTGCCGCCGGTAACGGGAGCGCGATCGAAGCGGCAAGCGCCAGTGCGGTGAAGCTTTTCGGGAAGAAGGCCATGATATCCTCGTCATCGGCGATATGGTCTTGGTCGAGAAAACCTTCGCCGGGTTATGGACTCGAACGCGTCGCGTCAAGGTACGGGGTGTCGAGTTCTGTTCAAACAGGAATTTTCATCCCTGCGCTGCCCTCGCGGGATTGTGATGACCCGATTAATGCGGCAATTGTCTGGCCAATATCGAAGAAGCCGAGCGAGAAGCGATCTTGTTTTCCATATCGAAACGCAGCGAAGTCGAGCCTTTTCATGCCATGGACGTGTTGGCGGAGGCGACGAAGCGGCGGGCAGCCGGCCACGCCGTCATCTCGATGGCGGTCGGCCAGCCCTCGCATCCCGCGCCTCGAGCTGCGCTCGAAGCGGCACGCGCCGCCCTTGTCGAAGGCCGGATCGGTTATACGGATGCGCTGGGGACGGCGCGGCTGAAATCCGCGCTTGCCTGGCACTACAGGGACCGTCACGGCCTGGATATCGATCCCAAGCGCATCGCAATAACCACAGGTTCGTCTGCAGGGTTCAATCTTGCCTTTCTGTCGCTTTTCGATGCCGGCGATGCCGTGGCGATCGCAAGACCGGGTTATCCCGCTTATCGCAACATTTTGGGCGCGCTGGGGCTGGAGGCTCTCGAAGTGCCGGTGACGGCCGAGACCCACTTCACCCTGACACCTGAGAGCCTCGAGGCGGCGCAGCAGCAAAGCGGCGTCAGGCTCAAGGGCGTGCTGCTTGCGAGCCCCGCCAATCCGACCGGCACTGTGACCGGCCGTGACGGGTTGAAGGCGCTTGCGGATTACTGCGCGGCCCAATCCATCGCCTTGATCTCCGATGAGATCTATCATGGGCTGACCTTCGCGGGGGAGGAGGCGAGCGCGCTTGAGCTGACCGACGAGGCGATCGTCGTCAACTCCTTCTCCAAATATTACTGCATGACCGGCTGGCGAATCGGCTGGATGGTGCTGCCCGAGCGCCTGGTGCGGCCGATCGAGCGGGTGGCGCAGAGCCTCTATATCTCGCCGCCCGAGCTCTCCCAGATCGCAGCGGTGGCCGCGCTTGGCGCAAGCGAAGAGCTCGATCATGTCAAGGCGAGCTATGCGGCAAATCGCGCACTGCTGCTCGACCGCCTGCCCAAGATCGGCCTTGCGCCCGCTTCGCCGATGGACGGCGCCTTCTACGCCTATGTCGATGTCTCGCGCTTCACCAATGACAGCATGGGTTTTGCCAAACGCATGCTCGCAGAAATCAACGTCGCGGCGACGCCGGGCCTGGATTTCGATCCGCTGGAGGGACATCGAACCTTGCGTCTCTCTTATGCGGGTTCGCAAGGAGAGATCGCTGAGGCGTTGGAGCGGATAGCAGTTTGGCTGAGGTAGGGCTGCGGGGGCAGGCAGTTGCTTGCCCACCTGCTCCTTAAATTAGCTACGCGGCGAAAACAGCGAGGCCAGCGTCGAGGCGGGCTTGTTGTTCATCCGCGGCACCACCACGAGCTGCTTGATCTCGCCGCGTTTGTAGGCGGCCAGGAAGCGCTTGTAATCCTTGAAGGAAACGCAGCCGTTGGAATCGCCGTTCTTGCCGAGCATGTAGGTGTGGGCAAGCAGGCCGACACGGTCATAGATGGCATCCGAGCCTTCCACCGGTGTCAAGCGCAGCGCTTCGACACCGTGAAAGAGGGCCTCGCGCATCGTGAGGACATAGGTATGCGGCGGCGTTGGTCCGCGCATCTTCTTGTTCGCATAGCGCGGGTTGTCGCGCATCTTTCCGAGACCGGAATGAGCCTCCAGCCGTTCGCCATTCGGCAGGTAGACAGTGCTGTTTTCGATATCATAGATCGCGATACCCGCCCGCAGTTTCGGCGAGAAGACCGGCTTGTCGTAGCGTGGCACGGCATCGTCCTCATCGTCCTCGATCGGCGAGTTTGGCTGGGCATAGGCCAGGACAGGCCCGGCAGAGCGCTGCGCCCCTTTGACGGCCGGCGCCGGTTTGCCGATGAGTCCATCCGGACGCGCCATCGGCAACGGCACGGAACCTGCATCGGGCGACAGGACGAGAGCGAAGGGTTGATCCTCTGCCGCTGCGACCTCCACCGGTGCGGCGGTCCTCACAGGAGAGGCGACCGGCTCGATCGGGGCGGGCGCGATCTGCCGGGGGTCGGCATCGGCCAGCGCGAGCATCGCCTGGAGTTGGGCCGCGGCGACGGCCTCCTTTGACGGAACGATGATCCGGTTGCCGTCGTCTTCAATCTCTGCCGAGGCGAGTTCGACCGGCGGCGGCGCGATCGCATCATCCTTGCGGAACTTGGCGCTATCGGAAATCGCGGCGACGACAGGTTGCTCGGCGGCCATGACGAGCCGATTGTTCTTCGCAAGAGCCGCCAATGCCGTTGCGGCAGCGGCAGTCTTTTCGGCGTGAGACTGGATGAGACTTGCGGTCAGCGGCATCTTCGGCTTCGCGTCGAAGGCGGTCAGCCGGTCACCCTTGCCGACATGGATCAACCTCTCAAGGCGAGTTGACGGCGTCACCTTCGGGGCGGCCCCGATCTGTGCCAGGCTATCGGCTGGAGAGAGGGGCCCGGCCACCGAATGCATCGTTGCCAAGGTCGCGATCAGCCATGTTGAGGTTAAAAGCCCGGCGCCGACGACACCGTAAAGAAAACCACGAGATCTGCGCGAACGCAAAGCAGATCCGCTAAGAGGGGCGACGTTATCCAACGTCCCTACCGCAAACGCCATACTACACTCGTCTTTCAAACTCGCTACGCAGGCCGGCGGCACTGACTGACTAAAACTTCGCCGGGGCCGGTAAAGGCGCAAAGGGGCCGAATTTAGACCGGTTGCGACTTCCGACTGTTTCGCGAGGATGACGAATTATGGTTTCTAATTTGTTTACGCGATATCGCTGTTTCTTAGGATGTCTCAAAAAGAGATGCCTGCCGGCGTCTCAGGTGCGTTCCATCACATAACTTCCCGGTGCTTCTTCGATCGCGTTCAGCGCATCGCCGCCGGGCTTGCGCGCTGCAACGCGTCTGCCGTCATGCGTCTCTATCCAGGCTTGCCAATGTGGCCACCATGATCCGGGCGTCTCGCTCGCCTGCTCGAGCCAGGTCTCGTATTCGCCCTTGGCCGGGCCGCCCGTCCAGAATTGATATTTCCTCTTGTCGGGCGGGTTGACGACGCCGGCGATATGTCCCGAGCCGGTGACAACAAATTCCACCTTGCCGCCGAAGAACCGGCTGCCGAGGAAAACCGACTTGGCGGGGGCGATGTGATCCTCGCGCGTGGCGAGATTATAGATCGGGATCTTCACGTCTTTCAGAGATATGCGCTTGCCGTCGAGAATCATCTCGTTCTGCGTCAGCGCGTTGCGAAGATAGCAATTGCGAAGGTAGAAGGCATGGTTTGCCGCCGCCATGCGGGTCGAATCGGCGTTCCAGAACAATAGGTCGAAGGGCAGGGGCTCCTGGCCCTTGAGGTAGCTGTTGACGAAATAAGGCCAGATCAGCTCGGACGCACGCAGCATGTTGAAAGCCATCGACATCTTCGAACCGTCGAGATAGCCGGCCGCCTGCATATGCTCTTCGAGCGCGGCCAGTTGCTCCTCGTCGACGAAGACCTTGAGGTCGCCCGCATGGGTGAAATCGACCTGAGTGGTGAAGAGCGTGGCGGTCTTGATCCGCTTGTTCTTCTCCTTTGCGTGCAGCGCCAGCGTTGCCGCGAGCAACGTGCCGCCGACACAGTAGCCGACGGCGTTGACCTCCTTCTCCCCGGTCGCCTTTTCGATCGTCTCCAGCGCGAAATCGATGCCCTCTCGGGCATAGGCGGCCCAGTCCTTCTCGGCGTGGCGCCCATCCGGGTTGACCCAGGAAATGACGAAGACCGTCTGCCCCTGGTCGACGCACCATTTGATGAAGGATTTCTGCGGGTTGAGGTCGAGAATGTAGAACTTGTTGATCCAGGGCGGGCAGATCAGCAATGGCCGTTTCAGCACCGTCTCGGTCGAGGCTTCGTACTGGATGATCTGGCAGATATCGTTCTGGGCGATCACCTTGCCCGGCGTCAACGCCATGTCGCGCCCGACGGCGAATTTCGTCATGTCGGTCTGGCGAAGGCGAAGCTCGCCCTTTCCGGCAGCAATGTCCTCGGCGAGCATTTTCATGCCGCGCACCAGGTTTTCGCCGTTGCTCGCGATGGTCTCGCGATAAAGCTGTGGGTTGGTAGCGATGAAGTTGCTCGGCGAAAGGGCTGCCGTGATCTGCTTCACGTAGAATCCCGCCTTGTGCTTGGTGTGCTCGTCGAGGCCGTCGGTCTCCGACACCAGCTTGTCCACCCAGTCACTCGTGACGAAATAGACCTGGCGGAGGAAATCGAAGAACGGATTTTTCTGCCAATCCTCATCCGAAAAGCGCTTGTCCTTGCGGGTGTCGGGCTCGGGCGGCAGGGGCTCGCCCTGCATCCCACGCGTGCCCTGCATGCGCTGCATCGAGCGCATCCAGATGCCGAAGAAGGACGACATCAGCTGAGTCTGCGCCTCGAAGGTGCGGCGGGGATCGGAAATCCAGTATTCGCTGATCTTGGAAAGCGTCTTGACCATGTCGGTCATCGGATCGATGGCCGTTTCGGTGATCTCGCCGCGTTCGCGCGGCGCAAGCCAGGCCGAGGCGGCCTGGCCGAGATTTTCGAGCGCCCGGGCGAAATTCATCGCCATGGTCTCGGGATCCTTCAACAGATAGGGTTTGAGATCGGTCGCGTCGAAACCGGTCTTGTCGCCATTTTTCTGGCCGCCACTCTCCTGCTTGCTGTCGGTCACCATTTCCTCCGGCGGCAGCACTCTTTTTATCCGTTTGTTGTACATCGTGACCGAACGAGAAAACAAGTTCCAGCCGCATCGGCTCGTGCTATTGCTTTGTGGCTGCGACAAATTTAACAGTCGAAGCAATCAGAACTGGATTTTGAGGCATGATCAAGAACGGCATTCGGCCCATCGCAACCTTCAACCGCACCGCATTGATCTGCGCCGCGGCGGCGATGGCCCTTGCCGGATGCAATCTGACGGCGGAGGAAAAAGCCGCAGCCGCCGCCAAGCGAGCGGCGCCGACCGCCGTCGTCATGCCGGCAACCAAGGGCGAGGCGGTGGAGGGTGGTCTGATGAAGTCGCCAGACGGCTATCCGAATTTCGGCGCGCCGCTGACGGCCGCCAATGTCCAGATGAGCGACGAGCAGGCGGCCGAACTGCAGCATCAGCTGACAGCACTTGCTGCCCGCCGCAAGGCCGGCACGATCTCGGAAGCCGAATATCAGGCCAAGGTCACCGAAATGCGCCGCCTCGCCGCCGAGCATGGTCCGCAAACGCTCTCCGAAATCTCCAAATAAGCCTTGCCTTTCAGGCAATTTGGACGCAAAGCCTTCGGCAAGGATCGGAAGATGCGATTTTCCCGATAATGCGTGATTGTGCGGCCTTTCCGTCAAAGATTTGCCGTGTGATTTAGGTCTGATGAATACGGCGCTGCGATTGTGAAGTTCGTGTCGCAGCCGCCGGGAGACGGAACGAACTTCGACCGCGGCCCGAAATGCCGCCTTTCCATGGGGAATGAAATGGAAGAGTTTCACAAAGTCCGGCGTTTGCCGCCTTATGTTTTCGAACAGGTCAACCGTTTGAAAGCAAGCGCGCGAGCGGGCGGCGCCGATATCATCGATCTCGGCATGGGAAACCCTGACCTTCCCACTCCCCAGGCGATCGTCGACAAGCTGTGCGAGGTCGTGCAGGATCCGCGCACCCACCGTTATTCCTCCTCCAAGGGCATACCGGGCCTGCGCCGCGCCCAGGCCGCCTATTATGCCCGCCGTTTCGGCGTCAAGCTCAACCCGGATACGCAGGTGGTCGCCACCCTCGGCTCCAAGGAGGGCTTCGCCAATATGGCGCAGGCGATCACCGCGCCCGGCGACGTGATTCTCTGCCCGAATCCCACCTATCCGATCCACGCCTTCGGCTTCCTGATGGCCGGCGGCGTGATCCGCTCGATGTCGGTGGAGCCGGACGAGACTTTCTTCCCGCCGCTTGAGCGCGCGGTCCGGCATTCGATCCCGAAGCCCCTGGCGCTGATCCTCAACTATCCCTCGAACCCGACGGCCTTTGTCGCGACGCTCGATTTCTACAAGGACGTCGTCGCCTTCGCCAAGAAGCACGACATCATCGTGCTCTCCGACCTCGCCTATTCGGAGATCTATTTCGACGACACGCCGCCGCCGTCGGTTCTCGAAGTGCCGGGCGCAATGGATGTGACGGTCGAGTTCACCTCGATGTCGAAGACCTTTTCCATGCCTGGCTGGCGCATGGGCTTTGCCGTCGGCAACGAGCGGCTGATCGCTGCGCTCACCCGCGTCAAATCCTACCTCGATTACGGCGCCTTCACGCCGATCCAGGTGGCGGCGACGCATGCCCTGAACGGCGACGGCTCCGACATTGCCGAAGTGCGCAACGTCTATAAGCGCCGCCGCGACGTCATGGTCGAAAGCTTCGGCAAGGCCGGCTTCGATGTGCCTCCGCCGGCAGCCACCATGTTCGCCTGGGCGAAAATCCCGGAAAAGTTCCGTCATCTCGGTTCGCTGGAGTTTTCCAAGCTGCTGGTCGAGAAGGCCGACGTCGCCGTTGCTCCGGGCATCGGCTTCGGCGAGATGGGCGACGACTATGTCCGTCTGGCGCTTGTCGAGAATGAACACCGCATCCGTCAGGCTGCGCGCAACATCAAGAAGTTCATGTCGACCGCAGACCAGACGATGCATAATGTCATCTCGCTCAACGCCCACCGTTAATTCCAACTCTTGGGCAGCCGCGTTCGGCGGCTGCCGCCACACATACATTCAGGATCGATCCATGGCAGATGCCCTCAAAATCGGCATTGCGGGCTTAGGCACCGTTGGCGCCTCGCTTGTCCGCATCATTCAGCAGAAGAGCAACGAGCTTGCCGTCACCTGCGGACGTCCGATTACGATCACCGCGGTTTCCGCGCGCGACAAAACGCGGGACCGGGGCGTCGATCTTTCTGCCGTCGCCTGGTTCGATCGGCCTGAGGATCTGGCCGAAAAGGGTGATATCGACGTCTTCGTCGAGCTGATGGGCGGCGCCGAAGGGGCTGCCAACGTCTCGGTGCGCGCCGCACTTCAGCGTGGTCTCCATGTGGTGACAGCCAACAAGGCGCTGCTCGCCTATCACGGCGTCGAGCTTGCGACGATCGCGGAAGAGAAGGGCTCGCTGTTGAATTTCGAGGCGGCGGTCGCCGGTGGCATCCCCGTCATCAAGGCGCTGCGCGAATCGCTGACGGGCAACGCCGTCTCGCGCATCTATGGCATCATGAACGGCACCTGCAACTACATCCTGACCAAGATGGAGAAGGAGGGGCTTTCCTTTGCCGAATGCCTCAAGGAAGCGCAGCGGCTGGGTTATGCCGAAGCCGATCCCGCCTTCGATATCGAAGGCAACGACACCGCCCACAAGCTTGCCATCCTGACGACGCTTGCCTTTGGCAATCGCATCGCGGCCGACGACATCTATCTCGAAGGCATCACCAATATCTCGATCGAGGACATCCACGCCGCGGCCGAACTCGGTTACCGCATCAAGCTGCTCGGCGTTGCCCAGCGCACCGAGACCGGCATCGAACAGCGTGTACACCCGACCATGGTCCCGGTCGATTCCGTCATCGCCCAGGTCGACGGCATTACCAATGCGGTGGCAATTGAATCCGACGTACTCGGCGAACTGCTGATGGTCGGTCCAGGCGCCGGCGGCAATGCGACGGCCTCGTCCGTGCTTGGCGATATCGCTGATATCGCCAAGAGCCAGCCGGGTGCTCAGCGCGTGCCGGTGCTCGGCCATCCCGCAAAGGCGCTGGAGCCTTACCGCAAGGCGCAGATGCAGAGCCACGAGGGCGGATATTTCATCCGCCTGACTGTGCTCGACCGCACCGGCGTCTTTGCAAGCGTCGCCACCCGCATGGCGGAAAACCACATCTCGCTCGAATCGATCGTCCAGCGCTCCACGCAGCACCTGGCCCCATCGCATCACCAGACGATCATCCTCGTCACCCATGCGACGATGGAAGAGTCCGTGCGCAAGGCGGTCGCCTCGATAAGGTCGGAAGGCTACCTCTTCGGCGAGCCGCAGGTGATTCGTATCGAACGGCCGAAAGAAGAAGCTTAAGCATTTTTCGCCTGGTAGTATCAGCCGCTCTGTCTCTGGCAGGGCGGCTTTTTCTGTTAATCGTTCAGCCTCCCCAGCGGAAGTCTATATTACCAAATGCCGAAATATTGATATAAATAAAACCATAGATGGTGAGTCGCCGGCGTGGAGTATTTCATGAGCAAGGACAGCCACGCCGGAAAGGAGCATGGCAGCCCGAGCAAGGTGCCGCCAGCCCGCCCTGATATGTTTGCAGACATCCTCAAGCCGGCGCGCCCTGACATTCGGGACGACAGCCATGACGGGGCCTTTGACGATGAACACACGGAAGGCCGTAACTGGGCCATTCTGCTGACGCTGTTTTCGTTCTTCTTGGTGCAAATCGGTGGCATCGCCGTGATCGTCTGGCTGATCTTCTGGTAAAAATCCGTGTCTGCAAATCCGTCGCTATGTTATCTCCGCTGCTCCTGTAGAAAGAACAGATGAAGTCAGCGGAGTTTGGCATGGCAGATCTCGTCGATCCGGTACCGCGCGCGTTTCTCGGCGTGGAGAAATCCGCACTCGACAATCGCTGGGTTGCAAGACTCGATCAGGCCGGCCAGAACCGGGCGCTCGCCATGGCGCAGGTTCACGGGCTGCCGGATCTGATCGCCCGTGTTCTCGCAGGACGCGGCGTCCGGGTGGACGAGGCGATCGAATTCCTCGATCCGACGATCCGCAGCCTGATGCCCGATCCCCACACGCTGACGGATTGCGAGAAGGCGGCTACCCGCCTCGTGCGTGCGATCGAGCGCGGCGAGAGCGTGGCGATTTTCGGCGATTATGACGTTGACGGCGCGGCCTCCTCGGCGCTGATGTTCCGCTTTCTCAGCCATTTCGGGGTCAAGGCGAACATCTACATTCCCGATCGCATCTTTGAAGGCTACGGCCCCAATCCGGCGGCGATCAACCAGCTGATCGACAATGGCGCTCGGCTGATCGTCACCGTCGATTGCGGCTCCACCAGCCACGAGGCGCTTGCGGCGGCTGCGGCGCGCAATATCGATGTCGTCGTTATCGATCACCACCAGGTGACACATGAGCTGCCGCCCTGCCATGCGCTGGTCAACCCGAACCGCGAAGACGATCTGTCGGGGCAGGGGCATCTGTGCGCGGCCGGCGTCGTCTTCATGGTGCTGGTCGCGACGCTGAGGCTGCTGCGAGCGGCCGGCAACAAGCGCATCATGGCCCTCGACTTGTTGCAATGGTTGGATATCGTGGCGCTTGCGACAGTCTGCGATGTCGTGCCGCTGAAGGGGCTCAACCGCGCCTATGTGGTGAAGGGGCTGGTCGCCGCCCGCCACCAGAGCAATGCCGGCCTTGCCGCGCTCTTCCGCAAGGCGGGGCTCGCGGGGCCCGTGACCCCCTATCATTTCGGCTTCCTGATCGGCCCACGCATCAATGCCGGCGGCCGGATCGGTGACGCCGCACTCGGAAGCCGCCTGCTGACGCTCGATGATGCCGGCGAGGCGGAGGTGATCGCGCAGCGCCTCGACGAGCTCAACCGTGAACGTCAGGCGATGGAGGCGATGATGCTGCAGGAGGCGGAAGCCGAGGCGCTTGCCGAATATGGCGACGGCGAGGGCGCCTCCATCATCGTCACCGCCCATGAGAAGTGGCATCCGGGCATCGTCGGGCTGATCGCCGCGCGGCTGAAGGAGAAATTCAAGCGGCCCGCCTTCGCGATCGCTTTCGATCCCTCCGGCCGCGGCACCGGCTCAGGCCGCTCCATCAACGGCTTCGACATGGGCAGGATGGTGCGGGCTGCGGTCGAGGAGGGCATCCTCGTCAAGGGTGGCGGCCATGCCATGGCGGCCGGGCTGACGGTCGAGCGCGCCGATCTCGGCAGGTTGAGGACCTTCTTTACGGAGAAGGCCGCAAGGACGGTGGCGAGCCTCGTCG
This DNA window, taken from Rhizobium etli CFN 42, encodes the following:
- the accB gene encoding acetyl-CoA carboxylase biotin carboxyl carrier protein, producing MAEKKSGIDQALIRDLANILNETDLTEIEVEQDDLRIRVSRGGTPQYVQAPIAAPAFAAPAAAATPAAAAAAPAAAPGRNPANVVNAPMVGTVYMAPAPGARPFIEIGATVKEGQTLIIIEAMKTMNQIPSPKAGKVTEILVDDGHPVEYGQALVVIE
- the aroQ gene encoding type II 3-dehydroquinate dehydratase, whose protein sequence is MTQTIFVLNGPNLNMLGKREPGIYGSKTLKDVEADCKVEGRELGFDIDFRQSNHEGTLVDWLHEADEKAAGVAINAAAYTHTSLALHDAIRAISIPVVELHMSNVHAREEFRHKSIIAPACKGVICGFGAHSYILALHALKNITA
- a CDS encoding DsbA family protein, which produces MAFFPKSFTALALAASIALPLPAAALDDQQKKEFGEFIKQYLIENPEIMLDVQEALQKKQEAARLVKANMAIEENTANIFNSKDDVTLGNPKGDVTVVEFFDYNCTYCRHALPDMQAMLKKDTNVRFVLKEFPILGPDSVAAHKVADAFRRLAPAKYADFHVALLSSEGRASEDSAIAVAASLGVSEDKVRAEMAKSPNDGIVQATYQLASSLGISGTPSYVIGNELVPGAVGLDDLEAKVKNMRSCGKTVC
- a CDS encoding pyridoxal phosphate-dependent aminotransferase, giving the protein MFSISKRSEVEPFHAMDVLAEATKRRAAGHAVISMAVGQPSHPAPRAALEAARAALVEGRIGYTDALGTARLKSALAWHYRDRHGLDIDPKRIAITTGSSAGFNLAFLSLFDAGDAVAIARPGYPAYRNILGALGLEALEVPVTAETHFTLTPESLEAAQQQSGVRLKGVLLASPANPTGTVTGRDGLKALADYCAAQSIALISDEIYHGLTFAGEEASALELTDEAIVVNSFSKYYCMTGWRIGWMVLPERLVRPIERVAQSLYISPPELSQIAAVAALGASEELDHVKASYAANRALLLDRLPKIGLAPASPMDGAFYAYVDVSRFTNDSMGFAKRMLAEINVAATPGLDFDPLEGHRTLRLSYAGSQGEIAEALERIAVWLR
- a CDS encoding DUF2778 domain-containing protein — its product is MAFAVGTLDNVAPLSGSALRSRRSRGFLYGVVGAGLLTSTWLIATLATMHSVAGPLSPADSLAQIGAAPKVTPSTRLERLIHVGKGDRLTAFDAKPKMPLTASLIQSHAEKTAAAATALAALAKNNRLVMAAEQPVVAAISDSAKFRKDDAIAPPPVELASAEIEDDGNRIIVPSKEAVAAAQLQAMLALADADPRQIAPAPIEPVASPVRTAAPVEVAAAEDQPFALVLSPDAGSVPLPMARPDGLIGKPAPAVKGAQRSAGPVLAYAQPNSPIEDDEDDAVPRYDKPVFSPKLRAGIAIYDIENSTVYLPNGERLEAHSGLGKMRDNPRYANKKMRGPTPPHTYVLTMREALFHGVEALRLTPVEGSDAIYDRVGLLAHTYMLGKNGDSNGCVSFKDYKRFLAAYKRGEIKQLVVVPRMNNKPASTLASLFSPRS
- the phaC gene encoding class I poly(R)-hydroxyalkanoic acid synthase; the encoded protein is MVTDSKQESGGQKNGDKTGFDATDLKPYLLKDPETMAMNFARALENLGQAASAWLAPRERGEITETAIDPMTDMVKTLSKISEYWISDPRRTFEAQTQLMSSFFGIWMRSMQRMQGTRGMQGEPLPPEPDTRKDKRFSDEDWQKNPFFDFLRQVYFVTSDWVDKLVSETDGLDEHTKHKAGFYVKQITAALSPSNFIATNPQLYRETIASNGENLVRGMKMLAEDIAAGKGELRLRQTDMTKFAVGRDMALTPGKVIAQNDICQIIQYEASTETVLKRPLLICPPWINKFYILDLNPQKSFIKWCVDQGQTVFVISWVNPDGRHAEKDWAAYAREGIDFALETIEKATGEKEVNAVGYCVGGTLLAATLALHAKEKNKRIKTATLFTTQVDFTHAGDLKVFVDEEQLAALEEHMQAAGYLDGSKMSMAFNMLRASELIWPYFVNSYLKGQEPLPFDLLFWNADSTRMAAANHAFYLRNCYLRNALTQNEMILDGKRISLKDVKIPIYNLATREDHIAPAKSVFLGSRFFGGKVEFVVTGSGHIAGVVNPPDKRKYQFWTGGPAKGEYETWLEQASETPGSWWPHWQAWIETHDGRRVAARKPGGDALNAIEEAPGSYVMERT
- a CDS encoding LL-diaminopimelate aminotransferase; this translates as MEEFHKVRRLPPYVFEQVNRLKASARAGGADIIDLGMGNPDLPTPQAIVDKLCEVVQDPRTHRYSSSKGIPGLRRAQAAYYARRFGVKLNPDTQVVATLGSKEGFANMAQAITAPGDVILCPNPTYPIHAFGFLMAGGVIRSMSVEPDETFFPPLERAVRHSIPKPLALILNYPSNPTAFVATLDFYKDVVAFAKKHDIIVLSDLAYSEIYFDDTPPPSVLEVPGAMDVTVEFTSMSKTFSMPGWRMGFAVGNERLIAALTRVKSYLDYGAFTPIQVAATHALNGDGSDIAEVRNVYKRRRDVMVESFGKAGFDVPPPAATMFAWAKIPEKFRHLGSLEFSKLLVEKADVAVAPGIGFGEMGDDYVRLALVENEHRIRQAARNIKKFMSTADQTMHNVISLNAHR
- a CDS encoding homoserine dehydrogenase produces the protein MADALKIGIAGLGTVGASLVRIIQQKSNELAVTCGRPITITAVSARDKTRDRGVDLSAVAWFDRPEDLAEKGDIDVFVELMGGAEGAANVSVRAALQRGLHVVTANKALLAYHGVELATIAEEKGSLLNFEAAVAGGIPVIKALRESLTGNAVSRIYGIMNGTCNYILTKMEKEGLSFAECLKEAQRLGYAEADPAFDIEGNDTAHKLAILTTLAFGNRIAADDIYLEGITNISIEDIHAAAELGYRIKLLGVAQRTETGIEQRVHPTMVPVDSVIAQVDGITNAVAIESDVLGELLMVGPGAGGNATASSVLGDIADIAKSQPGAQRVPVLGHPAKALEPYRKAQMQSHEGGYFIRLTVLDRTGVFASVATRMAENHISLESIVQRSTQHLAPSHHQTIILVTHATMEESVRKAVASIRSEGYLFGEPQVIRIERPKEEA